A single Stigmatopora argus isolate UIUO_Sarg chromosome 7, RoL_Sarg_1.0, whole genome shotgun sequence DNA region contains:
- the LOC144078061 gene encoding LOW QUALITY PROTEIN: general transcription factor II-I repeat domain-containing protein 2A-like (The sequence of the model RefSeq protein was modified relative to this genomic sequence to represent the inferred CDS: substituted 1 base at 1 genomic stop codon): MESLKGKTQGEDLYEKVSAVIERMKLPWNKLASVTTDGSPNLTGKNVRLLKRIQDKVKXENIDHNVIFLHCIIHQQSLCKFVLQLNHVVDPVVKLVYFIRARGLNHRQFTTFLEETDADHQDLLYHSRVRWLSLGKVCRVWELKEEIRSFLELMGKSDKFPELSDEDWLCDFAFAVDILSHVNELNVKLQEKDQLAHDMYTNVRAFKSKLILFSRQISNKSFAHFPKLAMQKARDVKKYCKSLDDMHREFCRCFTDSEKN, encoded by the coding sequence ATGGAATCGCTGAAGGGGAAAACGCAAGGAGAGGACTTATATGAAAAGGTGTCTGCGGTCATCGAGAGAATGAAGCTGCCTTGGAATAAACTTGCCAGTGTCACCACGGATGGATCGCCAAATTTAACTGGGAAAAACGTCAGGCTGCTGAAAAGAATCCAAGATAAAGTGAAATAAGAAAACATCGACcacaatgttatttttcttcactGCATCATTCATCAACAATCTCTGTGTAAGTTTGTATTGCAGCTTAATCATGTTGTGGATCCAGTTGTAAAACTTGTTTACTTCATACGAGCAAGGGGACTTAACCACCGTCAGTTCACTACTTTCCTAGAGGAAACCGATGCGGATCACCAGGACTTACTTTACCACTCTCGTGTCCGCTGGTTAAGTTTGGGGAAAGTGTGCCGAGTGTGGGAGCTCAAAGAGGAGATTCGTTCGTTTTTGGAGTTAATGGGGAAATCCGACAAATTCCCTGAGCTGAGTGATGAAGACTGGCTTTGTGACTTTGCGTTTGCTGTGGACATATTGTCACATGTGAATGAGCTGAACGTTAAGCTGCAGGAGAAAGATCAGCTTGCGCACGACATGTACACAAATGTGAGAGCCTTCAAATCCAAGTTGATTTTATTCTCCAGGcaaatttcaaacaaatctTTCGCTCATTTCCCCAAACTGGCCATGCAGAAGGCCCGAGACGTGAAGAAATACTGCAAATCACTGGACGACATGCACAGAGAATTCTGTCGTTGTTTCACCGATtctgaaaaaaattga